From a single Sphingobium lignivorans genomic region:
- a CDS encoding glycoside hydrolase family 127 protein: MIDTQCGRRSFLLGSAAAVLTPGAAQAASRLAARPSATPLERARPLPLSATRLLPSPYADAVDANRRYLLQLEPDRLLHNFLVHAGLEPKGEAYGGWEGDTIAGHTLGHYMTALALMHAQTGDAECARRALYIVDELERAQKASGDGYVAGFTRRNGDVVEDGKAIFPEIMAGEIRSAGFDLNGCWVPFYNWHKLYAGLFDIQTWIGSDKAIPIAVSLSGYIEKVFASLDDTQLQTVLDCEHGGINESFAELHVRTGDPRWLALAERIRHRKVLDPLSRGENSLPWIHANTQIPKVIGLARLHEITGRADHAIAARYFWDTVVHRYSYVIGGNADREYFPDPDTVSRHITEQTCESCNTYNMLKLTRHLYAWRPEASLFDYYERAHINHILAQQRTDNGMFAYMVPLMSGTHRAWSDPFDSFWCCVGSGIESHSKHGESIWWEEDDQRKAGEALVANLYIPSRTQWSARGATLVMETAYPFDGEIDIALAELAKPGTFTLALRIPAWCDEPAVLINGKAWKATPADGYIAIKRPWKRGDGIRLSLPMKLRMEPTPDDPSTVAFLRGPVVLAADMGPADKPFDGPAPVLVSSNVLGGFSPEPKPAPSAPPLYRATEMARPAPLAFAPFFQQRDRRTAVYFRRFTEENWQVAQQAYAAEQAALRDLDRRSVDVMHLGEMQPERDHELESKISYTTTYRGRHGRDARFEGFFAFRMKVRPGPLILRATYWGEERNRSFEILVDGEKIATQTLDAAHPGAFFDVDYAIPDHLTRGKDSVIVRFQAAPGSTRIGPVFGCRIFTPPKAQAT; this comes from the coding sequence ATGATCGATACGCAGTGCGGCCGCCGCTCCTTCCTGCTGGGTTCGGCAGCGGCGGTCCTGACGCCCGGCGCGGCACAGGCCGCGAGCCGACTCGCGGCGCGACCGTCCGCCACCCCGCTCGAACGGGCCCGGCCGCTGCCGCTCAGCGCCACGCGCCTCCTCCCCTCCCCTTATGCCGATGCCGTGGACGCCAACCGGCGCTACCTGCTGCAGCTCGAGCCGGACCGCTTGCTGCACAATTTCCTCGTGCATGCCGGGCTGGAACCCAAAGGCGAGGCCTATGGCGGATGGGAAGGCGACACGATCGCCGGGCATACGCTCGGTCACTATATGACCGCACTTGCGCTGATGCATGCGCAGACGGGGGACGCGGAATGCGCCCGACGCGCGCTCTACATCGTCGATGAGCTGGAGCGGGCCCAGAAGGCGTCTGGTGACGGCTATGTCGCCGGCTTCACGCGCCGCAACGGCGATGTCGTGGAGGACGGCAAGGCGATCTTCCCCGAAATCATGGCTGGCGAGATCCGCTCCGCCGGCTTCGATCTCAACGGATGCTGGGTCCCCTTCTACAACTGGCACAAGCTCTACGCCGGGCTGTTCGACATCCAGACCTGGATCGGCAGCGACAAGGCGATTCCCATTGCCGTCAGCCTCTCCGGCTATATCGAGAAAGTGTTCGCCTCGCTGGACGACACGCAATTACAGACCGTGCTGGACTGCGAGCATGGCGGCATCAACGAGAGCTTCGCCGAACTGCATGTGCGCACCGGCGATCCGCGCTGGCTGGCGCTGGCCGAGCGCATCCGCCATCGCAAAGTGCTCGATCCGCTGAGCCGTGGCGAGAATTCACTCCCCTGGATCCATGCCAATACCCAGATCCCCAAGGTCATCGGCCTTGCCCGGCTTCACGAGATCACCGGCCGGGCCGACCATGCCATCGCGGCGCGCTATTTCTGGGATACGGTCGTCCATCGCTACAGCTATGTGATCGGCGGCAATGCGGACCGGGAATATTTCCCCGATCCGGACACCGTCTCCCGCCACATCACCGAGCAGACCTGCGAGAGTTGCAACACCTACAACATGCTCAAGCTGACGCGGCATCTCTATGCCTGGCGGCCCGAAGCAAGCCTGTTCGACTATTATGAGCGCGCGCACATCAATCATATCCTCGCACAGCAGCGGACGGACAACGGCATGTTCGCCTATATGGTCCCGCTGATGTCCGGCACGCATCGGGCCTGGTCCGATCCGTTCGACAGCTTCTGGTGCTGCGTGGGCAGTGGCATCGAGAGCCACTCCAAGCATGGCGAATCGATCTGGTGGGAAGAGGACGACCAGCGCAAGGCCGGAGAAGCCCTCGTCGCCAACCTCTATATTCCGTCGCGCACGCAGTGGAGCGCACGCGGCGCCACGCTGGTGATGGAAACCGCTTACCCCTTCGACGGGGAGATCGATATTGCGCTGGCCGAGCTCGCGAAGCCCGGCACTTTCACGCTCGCCCTGCGCATCCCGGCCTGGTGCGACGAACCGGCGGTGCTGATCAACGGCAAGGCATGGAAAGCGACGCCCGCGGATGGCTATATCGCCATCAAGCGGCCATGGAAGCGCGGCGACGGCATCCGGCTGTCCCTGCCCATGAAGTTGCGCATGGAGCCGACACCGGACGACCCCTCTACCGTCGCCTTCCTGCGCGGTCCTGTGGTGCTGGCCGCCGACATGGGGCCGGCCGACAAACCCTTCGACGGACCGGCGCCCGTGCTTGTCTCCAGCAACGTGCTTGGCGGCTTTTCTCCCGAGCCCAAGCCTGCGCCGTCTGCCCCGCCCCTTTATCGGGCGACAGAGATGGCCCGCCCGGCGCCGCTCGCCTTTGCGCCTTTCTTCCAGCAGCGGGACCGGCGCACCGCCGTTTATTTCCGCCGCTTCACGGAGGAGAACTGGCAAGTCGCCCAGCAGGCCTATGCCGCCGAGCAGGCTGCCCTGCGCGATCTCGACCGGCGATCGGTCGATGTCATGCACCTGGGCGAAATGCAGCCCGAGCGGGACCATGAGCTGGAATCGAAGATCTCCTACACCACCACCTATCGTGGCCGGCATGGGCGCGACGCGCGGTTCGAGGGGTTCTTCGCCTTCCGCATGAAAGTGCGCCCCGGCCCGCTCATCCTGCGCGCCACCTATTGGGGCGAGGAGCGCAATCGCAGTTTCGAGATTCTCGTCGATGGCGAGAAGATCGCCACGCAGACGCTCGACGCCGCACATCCCGGCGCGTTCTTCGATGTCGACTATGCGATCCCGGACCATCTCACGCGGGGCAAGGACAGCGTCATCGTCCGCTTCCAGGCCGCTCCCGGCAGCACCCGGATCGGCCCCGTTTTCGGGTGCAGGATCTTCACGCCGCCAAAAGCACAGGCCACTTGA
- a CDS encoding gamma-glutamyltransferase family protein: MRFRRSLAVLGLSTAFVMAVPAAISPVYAQEQGAKPAAHARSAMVSANHPIVSRAMLDTLKKGGNAMDAALVGVIMQPIIEPQMTTLAGGMSILYYEAKTGKYYYLDAELDHSSKGAKITPSWTAMTTAGSAVPETSGIRIGVPGTVAGLKAAADRFGSLKWADYFQPSIKVAEQGFPMYSFLYGDMAEASIGRLAAYPSGREEFMPQGYVPPVGTTVTRPRLAATLKRIAAADGVDYFYKGAWAQKFVSEVQRTGGMLSMADLAGYQVRWNEPVRTTYKDFEIISAPPPSTAGTLIGMILNIIEPWDLKAAPHFTQSAESFARIRQAFAFAESATDMFIKDPLSFNLPVESLLSKDYAAILTAQIDGSMPKTVKSAAALPPSGMEFAADFSRPDPHKTDTDHIVAVDKDGNMVSVTHTVYGSTFGTGLVVDGVVVNTGNGFPGTDKGPGKRVISPFPPTIVAKAGKPELVIGSPGLSSRAVALTLINYLGYGMSLEQSVDAPRFSGSQPGVPTIIETRVSEAVRESLKTDYGVAVHPTTPYNWHLGSIHAIARGADGTLTGVADPRRSGEAIGY, translated from the coding sequence ATGAGATTCAGGCGTTCGCTGGCCGTGCTCGGCCTTTCCACCGCGTTTGTCATGGCAGTGCCTGCAGCCATATCCCCTGTCTACGCGCAGGAGCAGGGTGCCAAGCCGGCGGCCCATGCCCGCAGCGCGATGGTCTCAGCCAATCACCCCATCGTTTCGCGCGCCATGCTGGACACGCTGAAGAAGGGCGGCAATGCCATGGACGCCGCGCTGGTCGGCGTGATCATGCAGCCGATCATCGAGCCGCAGATGACCACTCTCGCCGGCGGCATGTCGATCCTCTATTATGAAGCGAAGACCGGCAAATATTACTATCTCGATGCCGAACTGGACCACAGCTCGAAGGGCGCGAAGATCACGCCGTCCTGGACCGCGATGACGACAGCCGGGAGCGCGGTGCCGGAAACGTCCGGCATTCGCATCGGCGTTCCGGGCACCGTCGCCGGACTGAAGGCAGCGGCGGACCGCTTCGGCTCGCTCAAATGGGCGGACTATTTCCAGCCATCCATCAAGGTGGCCGAGCAGGGCTTCCCGATGTATTCCTTCCTTTACGGGGACATGGCGGAAGCCTCCATCGGACGGCTCGCCGCTTATCCTTCCGGCCGCGAGGAATTCATGCCGCAGGGCTATGTGCCGCCCGTCGGCACCACGGTGACTCGCCCCCGCCTCGCCGCCACGCTCAAGCGCATCGCGGCCGCCGACGGCGTGGATTATTTCTACAAGGGCGCCTGGGCGCAGAAGTTCGTGAGCGAGGTACAGCGGACCGGCGGCATGCTGAGCATGGCCGATCTCGCCGGCTACCAGGTGCGCTGGAACGAGCCCGTGCGCACCACTTACAAGGACTTTGAGATCATCAGCGCGCCCCCGCCCTCCACGGCCGGTACGCTCATCGGCATGATCCTCAACATCATCGAACCCTGGGATCTCAAGGCGGCGCCGCATTTCACCCAGTCCGCCGAGAGCTTCGCGCGGATCCGCCAGGCTTTCGCATTCGCCGAGAGCGCGACGGACATGTTCATCAAGGACCCGCTGTCCTTCAACCTGCCGGTCGAGTCGCTGTTGTCCAAGGATTATGCGGCGATCCTCACTGCCCAGATCGACGGCAGCATGCCCAAGACGGTGAAGAGCGCGGCCGCCCTGCCGCCGAGCGGTATGGAGTTCGCAGCCGACTTCTCGCGGCCCGATCCGCACAAGACCGATACCGACCATATCGTGGCTGTCGACAAGGACGGCAACATGGTCTCGGTCACCCACACGGTCTACGGCTCCACCTTCGGCACGGGGCTCGTGGTGGACGGCGTCGTCGTCAACACCGGCAATGGCTTCCCCGGCACGGACAAGGGGCCCGGCAAGCGCGTGATCTCCCCCTTCCCGCCCACGATCGTGGCGAAGGCCGGGAAGCCCGAGCTGGTCATCGGTTCCCCGGGCCTCTCCTCGCGCGCGGTGGCGCTCACGCTCATCAATTATCTGGGCTATGGGATGTCGCTGGAGCAGTCGGTGGACGCGCCGCGCTTCTCCGGTTCGCAGCCCGGCGTCCCGACCATCATCGAGACGCGTGTGTCGGAAGCCGTCCGGGAGAGCCTCAAGACCGACTATGGCGTGGCCGTGCATCCCACCACGCCCTATAACTGGCATCTGGGCTCCATTCACGCGATCGCCCGCGGGGCGGACGGTACGCTGACCGGCGTGGCCGACCCGCGTCGTTCGGGCGAGGCCATCGGTTATTGA
- a CDS encoding DUF885 domain-containing protein produces MILRHATSLAALAFATVLPPVISMALPTSAAMAAEATDADRKLQALYNAEWPWRMKEFARSADPDGGRAKASDHLPSVTAASQQKRYEYWTGILKQLDAIPVDQLSHEEKINAAVFRESIWAMAMNIRYKTYEAPFNSDTFFWGGLNPRTPYSNAEDYRLYLSRMKDVPRYFDENIVNMKAGIKRGYTVPRVSIEGRDKTIEAFVSPGTDNPFYDAFRNMPDTIPADQRQALQAEAQAAIRDSVAPAYAKLLAFMRTEYMPKARKTIDAYSLPDGKAFYQDQIKEYTTLDYTPQQIHEIGLKEVARIDADMKQTMKDAKWNGTFKEFLTFLRTDPQFYAKTPKELLSLSAYVVKKMDGKLKDTFNLLPRYRFTILPVPDAIAPIYTSGRGGLDSCLMNTYELPSRPLYSIPALTLHECNPGHSFQAAYALEAPDRPIFRGQTYFSGYGEGWGLYTEWLGKKMGIYESPYEEFGRQTFEMWRAVRLVIDTGMHSMGWTRQQAIDYMTEHTALAPLDIQNEVDRYIAWPGQALAYKLGEISIRNLRAEAEKELGDKFDQRPFHDTLLGMGSVPLTVMEAEMRAFIAREKAKHANAAD; encoded by the coding sequence ATGATCCTGCGCCACGCCACGTCCCTCGCCGCTCTCGCCTTCGCGACCGTGCTGCCCCCCGTCATTTCCATGGCCTTGCCGACAAGCGCCGCTATGGCCGCGGAAGCCACGGACGCGGACCGCAAGCTCCAGGCCCTCTACAATGCCGAATGGCCCTGGCGGATGAAGGAATTCGCCCGCAGCGCGGATCCGGACGGCGGCCGCGCCAAGGCGTCCGATCATCTGCCGAGCGTCACCGCCGCCAGCCAGCAGAAGCGCTACGAATATTGGACGGGCATCCTCAAGCAGCTCGACGCCATCCCGGTCGATCAGCTTTCCCATGAGGAGAAGATCAACGCGGCGGTGTTCCGCGAGTCCATCTGGGCCATGGCGATGAACATCCGCTACAAAACCTATGAGGCGCCGTTTAACAGCGACACCTTCTTCTGGGGCGGCCTCAATCCCCGCACGCCTTATTCCAATGCGGAGGATTACCGGCTTTACCTCAGCCGCATGAAGGATGTGCCGCGTTACTTCGACGAGAATATCGTCAACATGAAGGCGGGCATCAAGCGCGGCTACACCGTGCCGCGTGTCTCCATCGAAGGGCGTGACAAGACGATCGAGGCCTTCGTCTCGCCGGGGACGGACAATCCCTTCTACGATGCGTTCCGCAACATGCCGGACACCATTCCCGCCGATCAGCGGCAGGCGCTTCAGGCAGAGGCGCAGGCAGCGATCCGCGATTCCGTCGCGCCGGCTTATGCGAAGCTGCTCGCTTTCATGCGCACCGAATATATGCCCAAGGCGCGCAAGACGATCGACGCTTATTCGCTGCCCGACGGCAAGGCCTTCTACCAGGACCAGATCAAGGAATATACGACACTCGACTACACCCCTCAGCAGATCCATGAGATCGGCCTCAAGGAAGTGGCCCGCATCGATGCGGACATGAAGCAGACCATGAAGGATGCCAAATGGAACGGCACCTTCAAGGAATTCCTGACCTTCCTGCGTACCGATCCGCAATTCTACGCGAAGACACCCAAGGAGCTGCTGTCGCTGTCCGCCTATGTCGTCAAGAAGATGGACGGCAAGCTCAAGGACACCTTCAACCTGCTGCCGCGCTATCGCTTCACCATCCTGCCGGTGCCGGACGCCATCGCGCCGATCTATACCTCTGGCCGGGGCGGCCTCGATAGCTGCCTCATGAATACCTATGAGCTGCCTTCGCGCCCGCTCTACAGCATCCCGGCGCTGACTCTGCACGAGTGCAATCCCGGCCACAGTTTCCAGGCCGCCTATGCGCTGGAAGCGCCTGACCGCCCGATCTTCCGCGGCCAGACCTATTTCTCCGGCTATGGCGAAGGCTGGGGCCTCTATACCGAGTGGCTGGGCAAGAAGATGGGGATCTACGAGAGCCCCTACGAGGAATTCGGCCGCCAGACCTTCGAGATGTGGCGCGCCGTGCGGCTTGTGATCGACACCGGCATGCACAGTATGGGCTGGACCCGCCAGCAGGCCATCGATTACATGACGGAGCATACCGCGCTCGCGCCCCTCGACATCCAGAACGAGGTCGATCGCTATATCGCATGGCCTGGCCAGGCCCTCGCCTACAAGCTGGGCGAAATCTCCATCCGCAACCTGCGCGCCGAAGCGGAGAAGGAACTGGGCGACAAATTCGACCAGCGCCCCTTCCATGACACGCTGCTGGGCATGGGCTCGGTGCCGCTCACGGTGATGGAAGCTGAAATGCGCGCCTTCATCGCACGGGAAAAAGCAAAGCACGCGAATGCGGCCGACTGA
- a CDS encoding YybH family protein, with the protein MRPTERLAFVLLALAPCAPGPLHAQAPPEAAAIDEAAEKAAIRTVIADMEKAWNRGDFRGYMEGFENPGVVFVSRGRFQRDWQGTLDHYIRDYGGSVERRGTLHFYDVQVEMLAPDAAQLISRFHLDRPDTPQYGINTRLMRKIGGRWVIALNHVSAVETPDPEDPVASHR; encoded by the coding sequence ATGCGGCCGACTGAGCGGCTCGCGTTCGTTCTTCTGGCCCTGGCGCCCTGCGCGCCGGGGCCGTTGCATGCGCAGGCTCCGCCAGAGGCCGCTGCGATCGATGAGGCCGCTGAGAAGGCCGCCATCCGCACCGTCATCGCGGATATGGAGAAGGCATGGAACCGTGGCGATTTCCGCGGCTACATGGAAGGCTTCGAGAATCCCGGCGTCGTGTTCGTCTCGCGCGGGCGCTTCCAGCGGGACTGGCAGGGCACGCTCGACCACTATATCCGCGATTATGGCGGCTCGGTGGAGCGTCGGGGCACGCTGCATTTCTATGACGTACAGGTGGAGATGCTCGCGCCGGACGCCGCGCAGCTCATCAGCCGCTTTCATCTCGATCGGCCGGATACGCCGCAATATGGGATCAACACCCGGCTGATGCGCAAGATCGGCGGGCGCTGGGTGATCGCCCTCAATCATGTCTCGGCTGTCGAGACTCCCGATCCGGAAGACCCCGTCGCCAGCCATCGCTGA
- a CDS encoding aldehyde dehydrogenase (NADP(+)), which produces MTGAILVGGEARSSDRFFQATDPATGELIEARFPEAGIEDVDAACRLADLAFMDYAMSPPTRIAAFLEKIAENILAIGDDLIVSAMRETGLPRPRLEGERGRTVGQLRLFAGLVRQGEWIDARIDPAMPDRAPAPRPEIRSRKMALGPVAVFGASNFPLAFSVAGGDTASALAAGCPVVFKGHPAHPATGELVARAIQSAVSDCGLPEGVFSYLPGPSHELGQALVAHPLITAVGFTGSRAGGLALMKTAAERETPIPVYAEMSSINPVLLLPSRLKAAAEALGGAFVGSLTMGAGQFCTNPGLLLVLDGPDADRFLDGATKALVESAALTMLTPGIHAAYCAGIEALADHGGARLVARGLVGEGPHMARAALFETSASQFLSDPVLSREVFGSTSLLVRCKDEAELCAVLEGLEGQLTATLHMDEGDQALAGRLMPRLIRKVGRILANGWPTGVEVTHAMVHGGPFPATSDGRTTSVGTMAIERFLRPVCFQDISDVLLPEALRQDNPLSLPLRVDGQRI; this is translated from the coding sequence ATGACCGGTGCAATTCTCGTCGGCGGTGAAGCTCGTTCGAGCGACCGCTTCTTCCAGGCGACCGACCCCGCGACGGGCGAACTCATCGAGGCGCGCTTCCCCGAGGCGGGCATCGAGGATGTCGACGCCGCATGCCGTCTCGCGGACCTGGCCTTCATGGATTACGCCATGAGCCCGCCGACGCGGATCGCAGCGTTCCTTGAAAAGATTGCCGAGAATATCCTGGCCATCGGCGATGATCTCATCGTCTCGGCCATGCGGGAAACGGGCCTGCCGCGCCCCCGGCTCGAGGGCGAGCGCGGACGCACGGTGGGCCAGCTGCGGCTCTTCGCCGGACTGGTCCGGCAAGGGGAATGGATCGACGCTCGGATCGACCCGGCGATGCCGGATCGCGCCCCCGCGCCAAGGCCCGAAATCCGCTCGCGCAAGATGGCGCTTGGTCCGGTGGCCGTGTTCGGCGCCAGCAATTTCCCGCTGGCTTTCTCGGTTGCAGGTGGCGACACGGCTTCCGCGCTGGCGGCCGGCTGTCCGGTTGTGTTCAAGGGTCACCCCGCGCATCCCGCGACCGGCGAGCTGGTGGCGCGCGCTATCCAGAGTGCGGTCAGCGACTGCGGCCTGCCTGAAGGGGTGTTCTCCTATCTTCCGGGCCCATCCCATGAACTCGGCCAAGCGCTGGTGGCGCATCCTCTCATCACGGCCGTGGGCTTCACGGGATCGCGCGCCGGCGGCCTGGCACTGATGAAGACCGCCGCGGAGCGCGAGACGCCGATCCCGGTCTATGCCGAGATGAGCAGCATCAATCCGGTGCTCCTGCTGCCTTCCCGACTGAAGGCGGCGGCCGAGGCACTGGGCGGGGCATTCGTCGGATCGCTCACCATGGGCGCGGGGCAGTTCTGCACCAATCCCGGCCTGCTTCTCGTGCTGGATGGGCCCGATGCGGATCGCTTCCTCGACGGTGCGACGAAGGCGCTGGTGGAAAGCGCTGCGCTCACCATGCTGACGCCCGGCATCCATGCGGCCTATTGCGCCGGCATCGAGGCGCTGGCCGACCATGGTGGCGCGCGGCTCGTCGCGCGGGGGCTGGTGGGCGAGGGGCCGCACATGGCCCGGGCGGCGCTTTTCGAGACCAGCGCCAGCCAGTTTCTCTCCGATCCCGTTCTCTCGCGCGAGGTCTTCGGTTCGACTTCGCTCCTGGTGCGCTGCAAGGATGAAGCGGAGCTGTGCGCGGTGCTCGAAGGGCTGGAGGGCCAACTTACCGCCACGCTGCACATGGACGAGGGCGATCAGGCGCTCGCCGGCCGGCTCATGCCGCGCCTGATCCGCAAGGTCGGCCGGATCCTCGCCAATGGCTGGCCCACGGGCGTGGAAGTGACGCATGCCATGGTGCATGGCGGCCCGTTCCCGGCGACATCGGACGGGCGGACGACATCGGTCGGCACGATGGCGATCGAGCGCTTCCTGCGCCCGGTCTGCTTCCAGGACATCTCCGATGTGCTGCTGCCCGAAGCCCTGCGTCAGGACAATCCGCTTTCGCTGCCTTTGCGAGTCGACGGGCAGCGCATCTGA
- a CDS encoding alpha/beta fold hydrolase → MKRQVFRAALAAALSLFLAPLPAIAQANPPAFDASVVKEGDHVVRGFRFESGETLPQLRMHYRTIGQPRRNAAGEIENAVMILHGTGGSGAQFLVSRFADHLYGPGQPLDASRYFIILPDNIGHGRSSKPSDGLKMRFPAYTYNDMVEAQRRLLVDGLKVNRLRLIFGTSMGCMHIFLWGEQHPDFAQALMPMACQAVPIAGRNRMWRKLAMDAIRADPAWKNGNYEMQPLMGLRAASSLSVVAGTPPWWAQVNYPTRAAAEAYLAERFEADLASRDANDFLYQFDSSRFYDPSPDLEKIKAPMTWINSADDFINPPELGLAEAVLPRLPTTRYVLIPSSPDTRGHSTHTYALFWKDELQALLDRSR, encoded by the coding sequence ATGAAACGCCAAGTTTTTCGGGCAGCGCTAGCGGCGGCGCTCTCGCTGTTTCTGGCCCCCTTGCCGGCAATCGCGCAGGCCAATCCGCCGGCCTTCGATGCTTCCGTCGTCAAGGAAGGCGATCATGTTGTCCGCGGTTTCCGATTCGAGAGCGGAGAGACGCTGCCGCAACTGCGGATGCATTATCGCACGATCGGCCAGCCGCGCCGCAACGCTGCGGGCGAGATCGAGAATGCCGTGATGATCCTGCACGGCACGGGGGGATCGGGTGCGCAATTCCTGGTCTCGCGCTTTGCCGACCATCTCTACGGGCCCGGGCAGCCGCTCGACGCTTCGCGTTATTTCATCATCCTGCCGGACAATATCGGCCATGGCCGTTCTTCCAAGCCGAGCGACGGCCTGAAGATGCGGTTCCCCGCCTACACCTATAATGACATGGTGGAGGCGCAGCGGCGCCTGCTGGTCGATGGCCTTAAGGTCAACCGGCTGCGGCTGATCTTCGGCACGTCGATGGGCTGCATGCATATCTTCCTGTGGGGCGAGCAGCATCCCGATTTCGCGCAGGCGCTGATGCCCATGGCTTGCCAGGCCGTGCCAATCGCCGGGCGCAACCGCATGTGGCGCAAGCTCGCCATGGACGCGATCCGGGCTGATCCGGCCTGGAAGAACGGCAACTATGAGATGCAGCCTCTCATGGGCCTGCGCGCGGCCTCCAGCCTGTCGGTCGTCGCGGGCACGCCGCCCTGGTGGGCGCAGGTCAATTATCCCACACGCGCAGCGGCCGAAGCCTATCTTGCCGAGCGTTTCGAAGCTGACCTCGCCTCGCGCGATGCCAATGATTTCCTCTATCAGTTCGATTCATCGCGCTTCTACGATCCCTCGCCGGATCTGGAGAAGATCAAGGCGCCGATGACCTGGATCAACTCGGCGGACGACTTCATCAATCCGCCCGAGCTGGGCCTTGCCGAAGCGGTGCTCCCGCGCCTGCCCACGACCCGTTACGTCCTCATTCCATCCTCGCCGGACACGCGCGGGCACAGCACGCACACTTACGCGTTGTTCTGGAAGGACGAATTGCAAGCCCTGCTCGATCGTTCCCGCTGA
- a CDS encoding S10 family serine carboxypeptidase-like protein — translation MRRSTSTALLSLLLLTTAAPLAPAFAQKSDSATTASEKKDDVVQAPVEEQASPKRGNVTVAGRRIDYTVTPGTLTIRNDDGEPIASMFYVSYVADKAPGAARRPVTFVFNGGPGSSTMWLHIGSFGPVRVDTPTDKATAPAPFKIGPNPDTLLDKTDFVFMDAIGTGLSRPLGKAQGKQFWGVDQDIDVFASAIQRYITINDRWNDPKVILGESYGTLRGAGLVNELQNRGVQMNGVILLSSILNYGIRNPGYDQINVTYLPSYAATAWYHNRLPNRPATLEPFLTEVRDFANGPYLTALAKGDDLSDAERNEIAAKLSAYTGLSPQFLIQNDLRVDLGRFRKELMRGSSRTVGRLDSRFLGIDVDDGAEQPEYDAADAAISGAYISAINDYLFGTLGYETKLQYRPNFYKEISPAWDQSHRNPLGGFRKMPAADTALDLGRAMRINPYLKVLSLNGYYDMATPFFGAEYDLKHMQIDPSLKSNITYRYYESGHMIYIHPESMTALRTDLISFYDSLRG, via the coding sequence ATGCGCCGATCCACCTCGACTGCTTTGTTGAGCCTGCTTCTCCTCACAACAGCCGCCCCGCTTGCTCCCGCCTTCGCCCAGAAGAGCGACAGCGCGACGACGGCAAGCGAGAAGAAGGACGATGTCGTCCAGGCACCTGTCGAGGAACAGGCGAGCCCGAAGCGGGGTAATGTCACCGTTGCCGGCCGCCGCATCGACTACACGGTCACGCCCGGCACGCTGACCATCCGCAATGACGATGGCGAACCTATCGCAAGCATGTTCTATGTCTCCTATGTGGCAGACAAGGCGCCCGGCGCTGCCCGCCGCCCGGTGACTTTCGTGTTCAATGGTGGTCCCGGTTCCTCGACCATGTGGCTCCACATCGGCTCCTTCGGCCCGGTCCGCGTCGATACGCCGACGGACAAGGCGACGGCGCCCGCGCCCTTCAAGATCGGCCCCAATCCCGACACCCTGCTCGACAAGACCGATTTCGTGTTCATGGACGCGATCGGCACCGGCCTTTCCCGCCCGCTCGGCAAGGCCCAGGGCAAGCAGTTCTGGGGCGTCGATCAGGATATCGACGTGTTCGCCAGCGCCATCCAGCGCTACATCACGATCAACGATCGGTGGAACGATCCCAAGGTCATCCTGGGCGAAAGCTATGGCACGCTGCGCGGCGCCGGCCTCGTCAATGAGCTGCAGAATCGCGGCGTGCAGATGAACGGCGTGATCCTTCTCTCGTCCATCCTCAACTACGGCATCCGCAACCCCGGCTACGACCAGATCAACGTCACCTATCTGCCGAGCTATGCGGCCACGGCCTGGTATCATAATCGCCTGCCCAACCGGCCGGCCACGCTCGAACCCTTCCTCACCGAAGTGCGTGACTTCGCCAACGGACCCTATCTCACGGCGCTCGCCAAGGGCGATGACCTGAGCGATGCCGAGCGCAACGAAATCGCGGCGAAGCTGTCGGCCTATACCGGCCTCTCCCCGCAGTTCCTCATCCAGAACGACCTGCGCGTGGACCTTGGCCGGTTCCGCAAGGAGCTTATGCGCGGCAGCAGCCGCACCGTCGGCCGGCTCGACTCCCGCTTCCTCGGTATCGACGTGGACGATGGCGCCGAGCAGCCCGAATATGACGCGGCGGACGCAGCGATCAGCGGTGCCTATATCAGCGCGATCAATGACTATCTCTTCGGCACGCTCGGTTACGAGACCAAGCTCCAGTATCGCCCGAACTTCTACAAGGAAATCAGCCCGGCCTGGGACCAGAGCCACAGGAACCCGCTGGGCGGCTTCCGCAAGATGCCTGCGGCGGACACGGCGCTCGACCTCGGCCGCGCGATGCGGATCAATCCCTATCTCAAGGTCCTGTCGCTCAATGGCTATTATGACATGGCGACGCCCTTCTTCGGCGCGGAATATGATCTCAAGCACATGCAGATCGATCCCTCGCTGAAATCGAACATCACCTATCGCTATTATGAATCCGGGCACATGATCTACATCCACCCGGAATCCATGACGGCGCTGCGCACGGACCTCATCTCATTCTACGACAGCCTGCGCGGCTGA